The following proteins are co-located in the Limanda limanda chromosome 5, fLimLim1.1, whole genome shotgun sequence genome:
- the top3b gene encoding DNA topoisomerase 3-beta-1, with product MRTVLMVAEKPSLAQSISKILSKGSCTSRKGLNGACSVHEYTGSFQGQSVRFKMTSVCGHVMSLDFIGKYNNWDQVDPAELFSTAPAEKKEANPKLNMVKFLQVEGRGCDYVVLWLDCDKEGENICFEVLDAIKPVMNKGSSMDQSVYRAKFSSITDTDIWNAMNCLGEPNRNEALSVDARQELDLRIGCAFTRFQTKYFQGKYGNLDSSLISFGPCQTPTLGFCVERHDKIQSFRPENYWILQAKVFKGKDNPLMLDWNRVRVFDREVGQMFVNLAKTSREAKVESVSKKEKAKQRPQALNTVEMLRVASSSLGMGPQHTMQIAERLYTQGYISYPRTETTHYPENFDLKGTLKQQTNNPFWAEEVKALLSTGLNRPRKGSDAGDHPPITPMRAASEGELGSDGWRLYEYITRHFIATISQDCKYLQTTIYFSIGPEAFSCTGKTLISPGYTTVMPWLGIPLEENLPECERGDTFTVDEIKLVEKQTSPPEYLTEAELITLMEKHGVGTDASIPVHINNICQRNYVTIENGRKLKPTNLGIVLVHGYYKIDAELVLPTIRSAVEKQLNLIAQGKADFRQVLQHTLDIFKRKFHYFVDSITGMDELMEVSFSPIAASGKPLARCGKCHRFMKYIQAKPSRLHCSHCDETYSLPQNGAIKLYKELRCPLDDFELVLWTSGARGKSYPLCPYCYSNPPFRDMKKGMGCNECTHPSCQHSLNSLGIGQCVECDTGVLVLDTTSGPKWRMACNKCNVVVHFFEHAHRVQVAQESCDACEASLVAVDFNKTRTPLPAGETQHTGCVFCDPVFQDLVELKHATMRYRGGGARRGGRGRGRGRRGNPKKPKDKMAALAAYFV from the exons ATGAGGACTGTTTTAATGGTGGCAGAGAAACCCTCCCTGGCTCAGTCCATCTCCAAAATCCTCTCTAAAG GAAGTTGTACGAGTCGCAAGGGGCTCAATGGAGCATGCTCAGTGCACGAATACACCGGCAGCTTCCAGGGCCAGAGTGTACGCTTCAAGATGACTTCTGTTTGTGGACATGTGATGAGTCTGGATTTCATCG GAAAGTACAACAATTGGGACCAGGTGGACCCTGCAGAACTCTTCAGCACAGCTCCAGCAGAAAAGAAGGAGGCCAACCCTAAACTCAACATGGTCAAGTTCCTTCAG GTTGAAGGTAGAGGCTGTGACTACGTGGTTTTATGGCTGGACTGTGATAAAGAAGGCGAGAACATCTGTTTTGAG GTACTGGATGCCATCAAGCCAGTGATGAACAAGGGGAGTTCCATGGATCAGAGTGTTTACCGCGCCAAATTCAGCTCCATTACCGATACTGACATCTGGAATGCCATGAACTGCCTCGGAGAGCCCAACCGCAACGAGGCGCTGTCAGTGGATGCTCGACAGGAGCTGGACCTGCGCATTGGCTGTGCATTCACCCG GTTCCAGACCAAGTATTTTCAGGGCAAATACGGTAATCTAGACTCTTCCTTGATCTCATTTGGACCATGCCAGACCCCCACCCTTGGCTTCTGTGTGGAACGCCATGACAAGATCCAGTCCTTTAGACCAGAGAATTACTGGATCCTCCAGGCAAAG GTGTTCAAAGGAAAGGATAACCCACTGATGCTGGACTGGAACAGGGTGAGGGTCTTCGACAGGGAGGTTGGTCAGATGTTTGTCAATCTGGCTAAGACATCGAGGGAGGCCAAG GTGGAGTCTGTGAGTAAGAAAGAGAAGGCCAAGCAGAGACCCCAGGCTTTGAACACAGTGGAGATGTTGCGAGTGGCCAGCTCTTCTTTAG GCATGGGTCCCCAGCATACCATGCAGATTGCGGAGCGACTGTATACACAGGGCTACATCAGCTACCCACGTACTGAGACCACCCACTACCCAGAGAACTTTGATCTGAAAGGAACACTGAAGCAGCAGACCAACAATCCCTTTTGGGCAGAAGAG GTGAAGGCTCTGCTGTCGACTGGACTGAACCGACCAAGGAAAGGATCTGATGCTGGAGACCATCCACCCATCACTCCGATGCGTGCTGCCTCCGAGGGGGAACTGG gcagtgATGGCTGGCGGCTGTACGAGTACATCACACGGCATTTCATTGCCACAATCAGTCAGGACTGCAAGTACCTACAGACCACAATATACTTCAGCATTGGCCCAGAGGCCTTCTCATGTACTGGCAAAACCCTGATCTCACCAG GTTACACAACAGTGATGCCTTGGCTGGGCATCCCACTAGAAGAGAACTTGCCAGAATGTGAGCGTGGAGACACTTTCACAGTAGATGAGATCAAGCTGGTGGAAAAGCAGACCAGCCCCCCGGAATATCTGACTGAGGCCGAACTCATCACACTCATGGAGAAACATGGCGTTG GTACTGATGCTAGCATCCCTGTCCACATCAACAACATCTGCCAGAGGAACTATGTCACAATAGAGAATGGACGCAAGTTGAAGCCAACAAACTTGGGCATTGTCCTGGTTCATGGCTACTACAAGATAG atgCAGAGCTGGTTTTACCCACTATACGCAGCGCAGTAGAGAAGCAACTGAACCTTATTGCACAAGGTAAAGCAGACTTCCGACAGGTCCTTCAGCATACGCTGGATATCTTCAAGAGGAAGTTTCACTACTTTGTGGATTCAATCACTG GTATGGATGAGTTGATGGAGGTCTCCTTTTCTCCCATTGCTGCCTCAGGGAAGCCACTGGCCCGCTGTGGCAAGTGCCACCGCTTCATGAAGTACATCCAG GCCAAGCCCAGCAGGCTCCACTGTTCCCACTGTGATGAGACATACAGTCTTCCACAGAATGGAGCCATCAAGCTGTACAAGGAGCTCCGCTGTCCACTGGATGACTTTGAGCTGGTGCTGTGGACCTCTGGGGCCCGGGGCAAGAGCTACCCACTATGCCCTTACTGCTACAGCAACCCGCCTTTCAGGGACATGAAAAAAG GTATGGGATGTAATGAATGTACTCATCCATCCTGTCAGCACTCTCTCAACTCTTTGGGCATTGGACAGTGTGTGGAGTGTGATACTGGGGTTTTGGTGCTGGATACCACCTCGGGACCAAAATGGAGGATGGCCTGTAATAAATGCAACGTGGTGGTCCACTTCTTTGAACATGCACACAGAGTGCAG GTTGCTCAGGAGAGCTGTGATGCCTGTGAGGCCTCTTTGGTCGCAGTTGACTTCAACAAGACTCGCACTCCACTTCCTGCCGGTGAGACCCAACACACAGGCTGCGTTTTCTGCGATCCAGTTTTCCAGGATCTGGTGGAGCTCAAACATGCCACCATGAGATACCGGGGTGGTGGTgcgagaagaggaggacgaggacgaggccGGGGACGCCGTGGCAATCCCAAAAAACCTAAGGACAAAATGGCTGCCTTGGCTGCTTACTTTGTATGA
- the ppm1f gene encoding protein phosphatase 1F: MEEEAQSFLGRFVDEFPAALEEDSPLPVSPLSQKVSLEELHGESLELGLRLLTARGAPAVLSALLCQAALSQLLREDLSRFHCPEETEANQEEEQKAVLLQSEAVQRLFLNKVIDVALAWHQNFPKPSPSPSQFHRCSVHAIKNTRRKMEDKHLALAEFNQLFGIQDGVERAYYAVFDGHAGVDAATFTATHLHVALSKQEMLQSDAATAFKTAFKRTDDMFRDKAKRERLRSGTTGVVVLIQGQELTVAWLGDSQAMLVRKGEAVTLMEPHKPEREDEKQRIEDLGGCITFMGCWRVNGTYAVSRAIGDFDQKPYVSGDADCSTVQLFGDEDYVLLACDGFFDTVKPSAVPDLVLDALQELGDPEGGDTQQKQSEEIIGLRVAQHLVSHAKAAGSCDNITVMVVFLRPPKQLLSQDPTT, encoded by the exons atggaggaggaggcgcagtCTTTTTTGGGAAGGTTTGTGGACGAGTTCCCAGCTGCTCTGGAGGAAGACAGTCCGCTGCCTGTCAGCCCTCTGAGTCAGAAAGtctctctggaggagctgcatgGAGAGAGCCTGGAGCTGGGCCTGAGGCTGCTGACTGCCAG GGGTGCTCCTGCAGTCCTCAGCGCCCTCCTGTGCCAGGCAGCGTTGTCTCAGCTGCTGCGGGAGGACCTTTCACGTTTCCACTGCCCAGAGGAAACTGAGGCCAACCAGGAAGAAGAACAGAAAGCAGTCT TACTTCAGTCAGAGGCAGTCCAACGCCTTTTCCTGAATAAGGTGATAGATGTAGCTCTGGCATGGCATCAAAACTTCCCCAAGCCTTCCCCGTCCCCTTCCCAGTTCCACCGCTGCTCTGTTCATGCCATCAAGAACACAAggagaaagatggaggacaaACATTTGGCCTTAGCTGAGTTCAACCAGCTCTTCGGAATCCAG GATGGAGTGGAGCGTGCCTACTACGCCGTTTTTGATGGACATGCAGGGGTAGACGCTGCCACCTTCACAGCAACCCACCTCCATGTTGCCCTGAGTAAACAGGAAATGCTACAGAGCGACGCAGCCACTGCCTTTAAAACTGCCTTCAAACGCACAGATGACATGTTCAGAGACAAAGCCAAGAGAGAG cGTCTGCGGAGCGGCACTACAGGCGTGGTGGTGCTGATCCAAGGTCAAGAGCTGACAGTGGCCTGGCTGGGAGACTCTCAAGCAATGCTTGTCCGAAAGGGTGAAGCTGTTACACTCATGGAACCCCATAAACCAGAGAGAGAA GATGAGAAACAAAGAATTGAGGATCTTGGCGGTTGTATCACCTTCATGGGTTGCTGGCGTGTTAATGGCACCTATGCCGTATCAAGAGCAATCG GGGACTTTGACCAGAAGCCTTATGTGTCTGGAGATGCCGACTGCTCAACGGTCCAGCTGTTCGGTGATGAGGACTATGTGTTACTGGCGTGTGATGGCTTCTTTGATACAGTCAAACCTTCAGCAGTCCCAGATCTGGTCTTGGATGCACTTCAGGAACTTGGTGATCCTGAAGGAGGAGACACTCAGCAGAAACAGTCTGAGGAGATTATTGGACTGAGAGTCGCTCAACATTTGGTAAGTCATGCTAAGGCAGCTGGCTCTTGTGAT